In a single window of the Nocardioides massiliensis genome:
- a CDS encoding DUF4229 domain-containing protein, which yields MKPFAVYTLLRLALFVGCYSLIIAVYMLVNGVDHIPRFWPLLAAVVLSSILSFPLLRGPREQFAVRIEERANRAAQKFDERKAREDVD from the coding sequence GTGAAGCCGTTCGCCGTGTACACCCTGCTCCGCCTCGCCCTCTTCGTCGGGTGCTACTCGCTGATCATCGCGGTCTACATGCTCGTCAACGGCGTCGACCACATCCCGCGCTTCTGGCCGCTGCTGGCCGCCGTCGTGCTGTCGTCGATCCTGTCGTTCCCGCTGCTGCGCGGCCCGCGCGAGCAGTTCGCCGTACGCATCGAGGAGCGGGCCAACCGGGCCGCGCAGAAGTTCGACGAGCGCAAGGCGCGCGAGGACGTGGACTGA
- a CDS encoding o-succinylbenzoate synthase: MSGPEAAYDVFVWSLPMRARFRGIDVREGVLLRGADGWGEWSPFLDYDATVSESWLRCAEEAASGSWPTPVRDRIPVNVTVPAVGPERAAEIVRVRPGFRTAKVKVAEPGQSLADDEQRVAAVRDALGPGGSVRVDANGGWSVDEAVTAIAVLDRAAGGLEYVEQPCASVEDLAAVRRRVDVPIAADESIRRAADPYRVRDLEAADIAVIKVQPLGGVAACLRIAEDIGLPVVVSSALETSVGLAAGVALAAALPELPYACGLGTTTLLDGDVVADPLTPDDGMLPVRRPVPDLGLLEAHRASPERWAAWAARLAEARRVRAVRGVRQDPAP; encoded by the coding sequence ATGAGCGGTCCGGAGGCGGCGTACGACGTCTTCGTCTGGTCGCTGCCGATGCGGGCGCGCTTCCGTGGCATCGACGTGCGTGAGGGCGTGCTGCTGCGCGGCGCCGACGGCTGGGGCGAGTGGAGCCCGTTCCTCGACTACGACGCGACCGTCAGCGAGTCGTGGCTGCGCTGCGCGGAGGAGGCCGCCTCCGGGAGCTGGCCGACCCCGGTGCGCGACCGGATCCCCGTCAACGTCACGGTCCCCGCGGTCGGTCCCGAGCGTGCCGCGGAGATCGTCCGCGTCCGCCCGGGCTTCCGGACAGCGAAGGTCAAGGTCGCCGAGCCGGGGCAGAGCCTCGCCGACGACGAGCAGCGGGTGGCGGCCGTCCGCGATGCCCTCGGCCCCGGCGGCTCGGTGCGCGTCGACGCCAACGGCGGCTGGTCGGTCGACGAGGCCGTCACCGCGATCGCGGTGCTCGACCGGGCGGCCGGGGGACTGGAGTACGTCGAGCAGCCCTGCGCATCGGTGGAGGACCTCGCCGCCGTACGCCGCCGGGTCGACGTGCCGATCGCCGCCGACGAGTCCATCCGCCGTGCTGCCGACCCCTACCGCGTGCGTGACCTCGAGGCCGCCGACATCGCGGTGATCAAGGTCCAGCCACTGGGCGGGGTCGCCGCCTGCCTGCGGATCGCCGAGGACATCGGGCTGCCGGTCGTCGTCAGCTCCGCGCTCGAGACGTCGGTCGGGCTCGCTGCCGGTGTCGCCCTCGCCGCTGCGCTGCCGGAGCTGCCCTACGCCTGCGGGCTCGGCACCACCACCCTGCTCGACGGGGACGTGGTCGCCGACCCGCTCACCCCCGACGACGGGATGCTCCCCGTACGCCGCCCCGTCCCCGACCTCGGCCTGTTGGAGGCCCACCGCGCCAGCCCGGAGCGGTGGGCGGCGTGGGCGGCGCGGCTCGCCGAGGCCCGGCGCGTGCGGGCCGTGCGCGGCGTACGGCAGGATCCAGCCCCGTGA
- a CDS encoding AMP-binding protein — translation MAGSAAAVVALLDPWLAEDAPEPLQIATSGSTGQPKRVALSRAAVEASAEATHAYLGGPGQWLLSVPVAYIAGVQVLVRSLLAGHRPVLGEAHPDLATAIAAMTGERRYASLVPTQLVRALDDQRDRTALASLDAVLLGGARLDPTVRRSAEAAGIGVVETYGMSETAGGCVYDGRPLPGVDVRVDADGRVWLCGPMLADGYVDEPGRTAEAFVDGWFRTDDLGELDRDERGVRLRLLGRADDVVNSGGVKVAAAAVAQRLRAHPRVAAAEVVGVPDPEWGERVVAHVVGDLDLDEARDWVAAEHPRTWAPTVLRRHDALPLLDNGKVDRMRLRAEA, via the coding sequence GTGGCCGGTTCGGCCGCCGCTGTCGTGGCGCTCCTCGACCCCTGGTTGGCCGAGGACGCCCCTGAGCCGTTGCAGATCGCCACGTCCGGATCGACCGGGCAGCCCAAGCGGGTCGCGCTCTCGCGCGCGGCCGTCGAAGCCTCCGCCGAGGCCACGCACGCCTACCTCGGTGGTCCTGGGCAGTGGCTGCTGAGCGTGCCGGTCGCCTACATCGCCGGGGTGCAGGTGCTGGTGCGCTCGTTGCTCGCGGGGCACCGGCCCGTGCTGGGGGAGGCCCACCCCGACCTGGCCACCGCGATCGCGGCGATGACCGGTGAGCGCCGTTACGCCTCGCTCGTCCCCACGCAGCTCGTGCGCGCGCTGGACGACCAGCGCGACCGCACAGCCCTGGCCTCCCTCGACGCGGTCCTCCTCGGCGGCGCCCGACTCGACCCGACCGTGCGCCGCAGTGCGGAGGCCGCCGGCATCGGTGTGGTGGAGACCTACGGCATGAGCGAGACCGCGGGCGGTTGTGTGTATGACGGCCGGCCACTGCCGGGCGTCGACGTCCGGGTCGACGCCGACGGACGCGTCTGGCTGTGCGGACCGATGCTCGCCGACGGCTACGTCGACGAGCCCGGGCGGACCGCGGAGGCGTTCGTCGACGGCTGGTTCCGCACCGACGACCTCGGTGAGCTCGACCGCGACGAGCGCGGCGTCCGGCTGCGGTTGCTGGGCCGCGCCGACGACGTCGTCAACAGCGGTGGCGTGAAGGTCGCCGCAGCGGCGGTCGCCCAGCGGCTGCGCGCCCACCCGCGGGTCGCGGCGGCCGAGGTGGTCGGCGTACCCGATCCGGAGTGGGGGGAGCGCGTGGTCGCGCACGTCGTCGGTGACCTCGACCTCGACGAGGCCCGCGACTGGGTCGCCGCCGAGCACCCGCGCACGTGGGCCCCCACCGTCCTGCGCCGCCATGACGCCCTGCCCCTGCTCGACAACGGCAAGGTCGACCGGATGCGCCTGCGGGCCGAGGCATGA